The sequence AAATCAGCATCGCCACTGAAGCCGCAACCGCAACTTTAAAACTTGTTCTAGAATAAAATGGCCTTAGCGGAATAATTTTTGTTTCTTCAGACTTTATTGTCCTCTGAATCCGATTCAGCATTTTATTCTGAATTTCTTCTTTTGATCCTAACGCATCATCCCATTCTTCTGAAGTTTGAAAACTTTCGTAAAAATGCAACAACTGCTTATTCTCCTCCCGATTCGTATCGCCAGAAAGATATCTGTTTAATAACGTTAAGAATTCTTCTTTTTTCATTTTTTTTATTATTAATGCAGGAGTATATTAGGTAAGTATCTAAAAAGACATTTACCCCCTAGTCCAAATTCTATTTTTTTTTGATTTTTTTTATCCTTTTAAGAAAAACCTCGCCAGAAACCAGAAAATTCAACGCTTTAGGCTTATAATCGGCAAACATTTTTTGTTTTCTTTTAAAGATTTTCAGAAAGCCATAAAATCATCGCCGCGCCCAATGAGCTTCCCATCGACAAACGAATCGTTTGAAGTGCTTTTGTAATGTGATTTTCGACTGTTTTGATTGAAATATTCAAACGCTCAGCAATTTCTTTATGACTAAGCTGTTCTTCGCGACTCAGTTTATAAACAGCCTGACATTTTTCGGGAAGTGCCTCAATAATCAAATTAAGTTGTTGCACTAATTCTTCATGCATCAACTGTGTTTCGGGCGTTGTATATTGAAAACGTTTTTCTAAATCATCAAAAAGCTCGACCTTGATTTTGTCTTTATTCTTTTTTAAATGATTAAAAACTTGGTAACGTGCACAAGCATACATATAGCCTTTTAAAGAAATGTGGATTTCTAATTTTTCGCGATTGTGCCAAATGTTCATGAAGATATCCTGAATAATATCTTCGCACAATTCTTTATCTTTTATGATATTATAAGCCGAAATAAAAAGTGCCTGCCAAAAGGTATTGTACAATTCCGTCAACGCCGATTCATCTCCGGAGCGAAGACGATCAATTAAAATCTTATCTTGATTTGAGGATAACGATTGCAACTTTTTGGCTTTTGGAAAATTGAATAATTCGCAACAAACTTAATAATATTATCTAATAATCCTAATTTGCTCAACCACACAACGCGCGCTTAACATTATTCAAATAATTCCATGAAAGTCTCTAATCGCTATAAATTTGATAATTTCACAAACTTAAAAATCTAAAAAATTTGACTTTATATAATTTTTTAGATTTTAAAAACAGATTTTTCAAACAGCCCTTTGTTAAGATAAAATCATTTTTTTGTCAAGAATAGCTAAAATACCGTAGCCAATTTCTTAGATCGCAAATTTGAGCGAAAGCAACTTTTAGAAATTAGTAAAAAAACTTTACTATATTTTTTAACACTTAGTTTGAAAATACTCTAAGGCAAAAAAAAATCGGAAGAAACTTCCGATTTTAAATTTTTATGATTCACAACTGCTGCAGGTAACCAAACTTGTAACCAATTCTTTTGAAACACTCTGGCTTCTTTGGTAATACAAGCTTTTGATTCCGAGTTGCCAAGATTCGATCATTAATCTATTTACTTCTTTAATAGGCAATTCTGCAGGAATATTAAGATTTAAACTTTGTCCTTGATCTACAAATTTTTGACGAATCGCAGCTTGTTGTACAATTTCGAGCTGACTGATTTCTTTGAACGTTTTAAAAACGTCTTTTTCGGTTTGCGAAAGTTCTTCCATGTGCTGCACGCTTCCTCCATTTAGCATAATTCCTCTCCATACCTCTTCGTTGTCAAGGCCTTTGTTTTCCAGCAGTTTTTTTAAATATTTATTCTTGCGCATAAAATTTCCTTTGCTCAAACCTGCTTTGTAATAATTACTACTAAAAGGTTCAATTCCCGGAGAAGTTTGCCCTAAAATTGCTGATGATGACGTTGTTGGAGCAATAGCCATTGTAGTTGTATTTCGTCTTCCGTATCCTTTTAGCAATTCTGGTTCACCATAAATTCGGGCTAAGTCTTGAGTGGCTTTATCGGCTTTGTCGCTAATGTGTTTGAAAATTTCTGTTGTTTTCATTTTAGCTTCCAAGCCTTCAAACGGAATCATATTTTTCTGTAAATACGAATGCCATCCTAGAACTCCTAAACCTAAAGCACGATGTCTTTTTGCAAATTTATTCGCCGCAGAAAGATAATAATTGCCTTCGGTTTTCTCTATAAATTCCTGTAAAACGGCATCCAAGAAAAATATCGCCAATTTTACGGCTTCAGTATCTTTCCATTCCTCGTAAAGCTCCAAATTCATTGACGAAAGACAGCAAATAAATGATTCATCAAAATCAGATGGAAGCATAATTTCACTGCACAAATTACTCGCGTTGATACGCAGATTTTTATCTTTATAAACTTGCGGTTTGTTTTTATTTACGTTGTCACTGAAAAAAATATAAGGCAATCCTTTTTGCTGACGGCTTTCTAGGACTTTCGCCCAAATTTGGCGTTTTTCAATATCGCCGTCAATCATTTCTTGCATCCAATAATCAGGAACGCAAATTCCTGTGAATAAATTCTGAATTGGATTTCCAATGCTTTTTATCTTTAAAAATTCCTCAATATCAGGATGATCAACATCTAAATATGCTGCAAATGCGCCACGGCGAACGCCACCTTGCGAAATTGTATCCATTGCAGTATCAAAAAGTTTCATAAAACTTACGGCACCACTACTTTTTCCGTTATCAGTTACGGCGCTTCCTCGGCCACGCATTTCACCAAAATAACCTGAAGTTCCACCGCCAATCTTTGTTTGCATAATAACCTCGCCAAGCTTGTGCGTGATTCCTTCAATTTTATCCGGAATATGAACATTGAAACACGAAATTGGCAAACCTCGTTCTGTACCCATATTTGCCCAAACTGGCGAGCTGATGCTCATCCAGCCGCGTTCGATCATTTCAACAAAAGACTCTTTCAGTTCAGGTTTATAAAGTCTTCTAGCAGCCGCTGCACAAATTCTGTCAATTGCACCTTCGATCGTTTCACCTTTTAAAAGATAACCGCGATTCAATATTTGTTCACTTTCGGAGTTTTTCCACCACATTTTATTTCCAGCGTCGCTCATCGGTCTGCTTTCTTCATTTATATCTATAATATTCATCATTTTATGCTTTTAGAACAAATCATTTGCCGTTATACTCTTATCATGTTTCGTATATTCTACTGGTCTTTTTGCAAAAAAATCATCCAGACTGTTGGCAAAAACTTCTTCTTCAAACCACAACATTGCTTTATAATCTTCTGCAGAAACATCAAAAACAGTAGGAATTCCAATTTGTTTTAAACTTTCATCTAGTCTAAATTTCATGAAATTAACCAAATCTGGTTTTTTGATTGATTCGATTTCTCCATCTTCAAAAATCCAATCTAAAATATCGGATTCCACATCAATCGAATATTTAACGGTATCCCTAATCGTCAATAAAGTTGCATCGTCAAAATAATCTGGGAATTCCTCACGGATTTTATTAATAATATAAATGCCTCCATTCGCATGAATTTGTTCATCAATTGAAGTCCAAGCAATAATATTGCTCACATTTTTCATGTAGCCTTTGAATCTTGTAAACGAAAGCAAAATGGCAAACTGACTGAAAAGCGAAACATTTTCGATCAAAATACTGAACAAAATCAGCGAAACCATATACTTTTTATTGTCTTGCGAGCGTGTATCTTTTAAAACATTTGAAAGATAATCAACACGTTTGCGGATTACTGGAACATCAAGCAATTTTTCGAATTCATCATTATAGCCTAAAACTTCAAGTAAACGCGAATACGCTTCAGAATGTCTGAATTCGCATTCGGCAAAAGTAGTTCCGAGTCCATTGAATTCCGGTTTTGGAAAATGCTCATAAATATTTCCCCAAAAACTTTTCACTGCAACTTCAATTTGCGCAATGGCTAGTAAACTGTTTTTGATTGCTGTTTTTTCTGCCACTGACAAATGCGAATGAAAATCCTGCGTATCAGCAGTAAAATCGACCTCTGTATGAACCCAGTACGCTTTGTTTATAGCTTCAGTAAATTGCAATACCTCCGGGTATTCAAAAGGCTTATAATTGATTCTTTTATCAAAAATTGACATAATGTAAAATATTAAATGGTGGATAATTCATATTAACGAAATGCCGATTTGGGAGGTATTTTTGCATTCCGTTACTTACAAATTTAAGCCAGGCATTTTTGTTTTACTTTCTCTTTCATGTTAAAAATCGAAGCAATTATCAACAAGGAAAAATGCAGTTTTTTATTTGTTAAAAAAGTATTTATCAACAGCTCATTTTAAATCTATAATACGCAATAAACCAGTTATTTGAAAAGAATCTAAATTAAGTTGTCAACAGAAAAAATCTCTTTTATTCTTCTATTTAAAAAAACAGTTATCAACAGCAAACTCGAAAATGAGCAAAATTTCGTCTCTGAGCCTGTTACAAAAAACAGCTTTTGAAGTCTCATTTTAAGATCTAAAAAGTTCAAACTTTAAAAAAAACAGATTAAAAAAATAAAACTAATTGTTTAATTTTAAACAATTTACAAAAATTAAGAATTGTTTAAAGTCTAATTTCTAAATCTGAGTAAAGAAATAAAAATGAGTTTTTTCTCTTAAACAATTCTCAAAATAAATCAACATAAAATGACAACCGATATTATAGAATTGAATGACTTTATTGTTTTGATCGAACAATCAAACACAACAAAAACTATAATTCAAAGATGCGAAATTGACGGCGACGCAGTTGGATTTGCATTTTACGGATCAGGCAATGTCGAACTCGAAATCAAGCACAATAATCAGACAAAATATTTGACGAATACGACCGGTTTAGCGATTTGTTTTTTCGGAAATCAGAAAGTCGAATTCTCACATAAAATTGAGCCCGATAAACCTTTGCAATCCATCAGCATTTTTACAAAACTGAAGCATTTGAATTCGCTTCCGCAGGCCGAAAAAGAGATTTTTGAAAAACAGCTTCCAGAATTATTGAATCCGAAAGAACATTTTGTAAAAGGACCATCTTATTATATGACTTTAGACATGCAATTGGCGGTTCAAAAAATCTTCAATACGACTTATACGGGCAACACGCGATTATTATTTTTAAAAAGTCAGGTCAACGAACTTTTGGCTCATTTTTTTGCACTTTTGAGTACCGATGCTAAAATTGATTTTTCGGAAATTGACAAAAACAAATTGTATAAAGCGAAAGAAATTGTAACCACACATTATTCGAAACCACCATCAATTACGCAATTATCGCAAATGGTGGGTTTGAACAGCAATAAATTGAAAAAGAATTTTAAAGAGCTTTTTGGAATTCCTGTTTTCAAATATGTTCAGGAAGAACGACTTCATAAAGCGTATGAATTGCTACGCGAAAGCGAAAAAACCGTTCAAGAAGCTGCTTGGGAAGTGGGTTACGAAAGTTTGAGTTCGTTTTCAAACGCTTTTCATAAAAAATTTGGAATGCGACCGACTGAAGTTCGGCTTCAATTCCTTTCAAACAAATCATAATTCTTTTGCGACAAATGATTCATTTTTAATCTAATCAACTTTGTATCAGTATTCATTTAAAGAAATATTGATATGAGCAAAAAGAAAATTTTAGTCTTGGGTTCCAATGGGAAAACAGGGCGCAGAGTAATCGAAAGATTGAAAAACAATCCCGATGTCGAAATTCGTTTGGGTTCTCGATCTGAGAAAATTCCTTTTGATTGGGATAATCAACAAACTTGGAAAAATGTGCTGCAAGACATTCAAACCGTTTACATTACCTTTCAGCCTGATTTAGCCATTCCTTCTGCAGTTGATACAATACAGAAATTTACGCTTTTGGCAACAAAATTGGGCGTGCAAAAAATGGTTTTATTATCTGGAAGAGGTGAAAAAGAAGCGCAGCTTTGCGAAGAAATCGTAAAAGAAAATGCTAAAAACTGGACAATCGTTCGCGCAAGCTGGATCAATCAAAACTTTAGCGAAAGCATATTTTTAGAACCCATTTTAGCCGGAATTGTTGCTTTACCAAGAGCCGAAGCGCTTGAACCTTTCACAGATGCAGATGATATTGCTGATGTTGTTTTAGAATCTCTTTTAGATGAAAAACACAACGGAAAAACGTATGAATTAACTGGCCCAAGATTATTGACTTTTAAAGAAGCCGTAAATACAATTGCCGAAGCGAGTGGCCGAAATATCACTTTTCAGAGTTTATCATTAGATGAATATTCACAAATGCTTCGAGAATTTCAAGTTCCTGAAGATCATATTTGGCTTGCCAATTATCTTTTTGAGCAAGTTTTGGACGGAAGAAATTCGAATATAACTTCGGATATTGAAAAAGTTTTAGGCCGAAAAGCAAAGGATTTTACCGCTTACGCGAAAGAAACTGCCCAAACTGGAATTTGGAATTCTTAAAACTTCAAAGATGAATTATTTTAGAGCAACTTTATCGGGTTTCTTAGTTTGGATTTTGGTCAGTATTTCGTTTTATATTTTGGATCAAATTCCGTTTATAAAGAAATTCTTCTGGCTTCAATCGTTAATTGTTATGTGTGGAATTGTATTTTTTGGGATTTTTGGAGCTAAAATCTATTTCAGAAAAAATTCTCAGACAAATGGTTTGTTACTTGGAATCGCAATGTCGGCAACCGCTTTAATCTTGGATGTTTTGATAACCGTTCCTTTTGTAGAAATACCAAATAGAAGAAGTTATTACAGTTTTTTTACTAGTCCGGTTTTATGGCTTTTAGCAACTATTAATGTGCTTTCAGTTTATTTTTATTGGAAGAAAAACAATTATTTGAAGTTATAAAAAAACAAAAAGCTTGTTCAGATGAACAAGCTTTTGTTTTTCTAAAATGTGCTTTAAAGACATAGAAACATAGATTTATAATCTAATTAAAGAATGTAAAAGAGAAATATATTTCTTCCACATAGCAACTATGTGCATTTAAAATAAGTGAAACGCCTTTTTGTAGCAACAAAATCTATGTTTCTATGTGTTAAAACAAATATCTGATTAGGCGATTAAATCTTTAACTTTCTTTTTTGCCAATTGATCTACGCGCCATATTAAAAACACAGTAAATAGTGTAACTACTGCAATTACATAGCCTAGAATATCGTAATTTTCAAGCGGTGAAGTTTTTGTCTCTTGATGTACAATAAAACCCGCACAAACTGCCGCGATCCCGCCGGCAATTTGCTGTAATGATGAGGTAATAGACATATACGCCCCTCTGTCTTTCATATCAGGAATTGCAGTATTTAGAGTCGTTGCTGGAATCATACGGCTCATGATTCCCATAAATAAAACCATATTGATCACCACTATTTCCCAAAGCGGAATTGGATTAAGATTGGTATAAATCAATATCATGATCATTGATATTGAAGATCCTATCGCAAATAATTTAAACTTGCTTACTTTGTCACTTAATTTACCAATAAGCGGCATGATGACCAAAACTGAAAGTCCCGTAAAGAAAAATACCATTGGCAGTTCAAGCTGGCTGATATGAATATTATTTACTAAAAAAGCACTTCCGAAAGGCTGCAACATAAATCCTCCAACAGAAAGAAATGCAATTGCGGCAAAACCTACTTGATATTGCTTGTTGCTTATAGTATGCCAAAGATGCAAAAACGGACTTTTATCTGATTGCAATTCCAAGTGTTTTGTTATTGGTGGTATTTGTGTAAAAACGGCAATAAGAATCAGCACAGCTAAAACCGCGATCATAATAAAAGCAGAATGCCATCCCCAGTTATTGGCAAAATACAACCCAACCGGAATTCCTAAAATCTGGCTTGTTGCAAAAGCCATTTGTATAACGCTCATAACGCGTCCGCGCTGTTGGATTAGGAATAAATCAGTCACAATGGCTAGCGATATTGAACCAATTACGCCACCAAAAAGTCCGGTCACAATACGCGCCATAAGCAACATTATGTAACCTGTAGAAAGCGCACAAAAAACCGTTCCGATAATAAATCCGATGTAAAAGAAAATCAATAGTTTTTTTCGGTCAAATTTATCAGCAAAACCTGCCGCTAATAACCCGGAAATTCCGGCACTAAAAGCATAGGCAGATACAGCAAAACCAAAGTTTGATGTTGTCATATCTAATGTTTTCATTAAAATATCTCCAAGCGGAGAAATAACCATAAAATCAAGTATGACAGTAAATTGTAAAAGTGCTAATATGGCAATAATAATTTTTTGATTTGAAGTGAAAGCTGGGCTTTCAATGGTAGTTTTTTCCATTTAATAATTTGAATTTTTAAGATAATTCCTGGCACGCATGGCCGAAATCGCGAATCAATTTTATAATTTCTTCTGGTTTCAATGTTTCCGAAACCACTCGAAGAACGCAATCAACGTCTTCGCAATCAATACTCCAATCCTGAATTTGCGGATGATTGCTAAGAATTTGATAGGCAATAGAACTAGAATCTATAGTTCCAATATTAGTTTTAAAAATATGTATTGTGTTTAAATCTGTTTCCATGATTTTTCAAGGTTTTAAGCCTTTAACAGCTGCTTGAAAGGCTTCTTTCATAATTTCTTTCGTAAGCACAAATGGTTTTCCTCCCATACTTTTGCGTTCGGCATGCATGTTCAGCAAGGTATAAAGAGGTCCGTATGCCACACACCAAAATGCTTCAAAACTCATTGGGAGAAGTTCTTTGTTTTGAAGTGCATTTTCTGTAAATTGGTTCATAATGGCTCGAAAATCGGCAAACTCACTAATCGAGTCCAAAATGATTTCTCCGTGTGGCGAGTGTTTGATGATTTCAAAAAATGCAACTTCTTTAGGATATTTCATTGCAAAGTTGGCGCGGTTTTCCCATTGTTTCCACAAACCTTCTTCAAATGGCAGGTCTGGCGAAAAGTCTTTAATAGTGCTTTTGAAAAACTTCAGCCCGATCTTGGCTCCTATTTTTTGAATCAAATCATCTTTGTCAGCATAATAAATATAGAGCGTACCAACAGAAATTGAACAGGCTTTCGCCAATTTATTCATACTGAAACCTTGAAATCCTTCCTGCACGATTTGGTCAATCGCCATTTCAATAACCAATTTTTCCTTATCAATATCTCTAATTCTCATAGCTGTATTTTTTTGACAAAGATAAAACAATAAATGAATGAACGCTTTTTTATTTTTTTTTTTTACTGTGATTTGTTAGAAGTAAAATGTGAAATGCACTACGTAACTTCTTTTCATAAAAAAAGTCTGTAAACAAAACGCTGACAGACTTTAAAAAACACTAAACAAATTAAATTACTTTCTTCTCAAAATACTCACTTCTTGCTTCTTGGCTCTTTCATCTCACTTCCCACTTCTCACCAAAGAAACATCATCAATAAAACAAAAAGATTTTGCTTTTCCATTGGCAAGAAAACCAACTTCGGCCTTTCCTCCTTTTACTTTTATATCTTTTATGACAATTGTTTTCCAATCGACATTTTCTTCTTTGATGGCAAACTGAAATTTCTTTCCGCCAGTTTCTGCATAGATTTCGAGATTATTAAAACCTTTGCTATTTTTTACTTTCGCAGTCAAAGTATAAAGTCCGTCTTCAAGTTTTACATATGGCGATGATTCAATTTTTTGAAAAACTTTTCGATTAAAATCAACTTTATCACTAATATTCAAGCTCTTTTCTCCAATAACCGTTTTTCTTTCTAATTGCGTATTAAAATGATTTAAAACTGGTGAAGTAACAGTATCTAAACTTATTTTATTTCCTTCAATAGCTTCGGTTGCCCAGCCGGTCATCTGAATTTGAACGGGTTTTACAGGACTCGGAATATGTCTACGATCGGCTTCAAAACTTCCGTTTCTCACATAATTATTAGCGACGTCGACTTTCCATTTTCCCGTTTTGGCATCCAAATTCCAAGCGCTCAGCGAATTAAAATAGGGCTCACTTCCATCAAAAGACATTGGACACCATTGGTTATACCCTAAACCATTTCCAGCAAAATTGGCCCAACGGTCGCCACAATACACAATTGTTTCCTGTTGCGTTCCTTTTACAGAAAAGAAAAATCCTGTTTGCGAAACGTGGGCAAAATCTTCTTCAGCTCCTTTTGTAACCAGCATTTCATTCGTTGGACGATATGGACCACGAATATCATCGGCAACTAAATAATAAGCAAAGGAAGAATCCCAACCGTAGATGTTTGAAGCATACATATAATACTTGTTTTTGTATTTGAACATGCAGTTTCCTTCTCGGCTTTCGCCTTTAAAAATTTCGGTACAATCTAAAAGATTTACTTTTCCATCTTTTATTCCAATTTCAGAAACATAAATTTTATTTCGTCCTTTTCCATAAGAATAAATCAAATATGATTTTCCGGTATCTTCATCGGTAAAAACGGTTTGGTCGCCAGTATTGCTGGTTCCAATCATTTTTTCCATATTTATTTTCTGATGCCAGACAAACTGGCCTGTAGGCGAATCTGAAAGCGTGATTAAAACTTCGCTTCCATGTTGTACAAATAAGGCATATTTATTCATTTCTTTTATAAAAGCGACGCCTAAACGTCCTACCCAGGTTTTTCCTGATTTATTGACTTCGTCTTTTGTCAAGACATTGGCTTCAAGTGTCCAATTAACCAAATCATCTGAACTATAGCAAGTAACAGCTTCAAAATTATTGACATCGAGCGTAATAGATGGATCTTTACGATAGAGATCGGCTTCAGCATAATGAACACCATACCAAAAGTATTTTTGCTTTCCTGTTTTTGGATCTGGAAATTTAAAAATCCCACCTCCTTGACTATTAAGCGGAAGTCCGTCTTTGGTATTCCAAAAAACATCATTTTTGATGGTGCGATTCTGGGCTATCATTTTTTGTGATATTCCAAAAGAAAACATTGCAAGAACAACGCTTAAGAAATACCAATTTTGAATTTTCATAATTATTACGGTTAGTTAGTTCGTAATAAAATTATTGAATCACGCTAAAGTTTGCGTCATGTACTATCCTGTTTAATAATAGATATTTAAGATTATGGCAGATTTTGAATTGTCTATAATTTTTTCAAGTCTTTTAAAAAAGACTTCGCTCACCATAGGGCAACCGTGGCTTCGAGAAATATAATAGTCCTGCTCTTCTTCAGGGACGGCTGAATACGAATGCAAAACAACGGCTCTTTTTAAGGCATTGCTGTTGCTTTGGTCCAAACCATTTAATTTGTAAGATTTTCCGAACATTCCTTTATAAGATTTTCCAATTGCATATCGGCCTAAAGATGTAGCATTTGAATTGGGTTCATTACTAAATTTCAAGCTTCCCGCAACTCCAGTTTCTGATCCGCAACCATGCGCAACAAGTCCTTCGTCTATAATTTTGTCGTTTTCTAAATCATAAACAAAAAATCTGTTTTTGCCAGACTTGATTTTCATATCAATAAAAAAAGCAATTTTAGTATTATAAGAAGGACTGCTTTTGATTTTTTCTTTAACTTCAGCAAGCTGATTATTGAATCGTTCAACATCTGTTTCTGTCCAATTTTCTTTGCCTGATATTACATTTGGATTTCCAAAAACAGACAGGGAAAGGAATATGATTAAATTGAAAATTTTCATAAAAGCGGTATTAAAAATTTATCCAGAACAACTTTTCAAAAAAATTGTTTTTTACGATGCAAATTTACCACGCCACTCCCTTAAAAATTAGGACATAAAAGACTTAAAAACAATAAAATAAGATATAATTATCAACGAAAAAAAGATTTATATTTTTCAAAAAAAACTTCAAAATAAGCGTCTTTATTGAGGTTTTCTAGTTTATCGCATTTTTGCGAGAACAGACTCTTAAACTTCAAAACTAAAACACTGAACTAAAGTCTTTTACAATAAGAATTTTAAGATTAATTCTTTTTTATATGCTTAATATTGTATAACTTGCATATAGCAAATAAAAAATCTACACATTATGAAAAAAATTCTATTCTCTATTTTAGTAGTTGCGATTAGTATAATGTATCAGCCGATTTTTTCGCAAACCGAGGATACCGAACCAGCTTTAGGATTGCCCGGTGACAATTTAGATCTTTATGCTGTTCTGAGTCTTTTTCAAAAATCAAAAACAATTGAAGAATTTGAAAAAAAATTAAATCTTGAAGAAACTGGGATCAATAACTTGGATCTTAATCTGGATAAAAAAGTAGATTTTATAAAAGTAGTCACCAAAAAGAATGGCAATTCCTTCACTTTCATTCTTCAAGTAAATGTAAATAAAAGTGAAACTCAGGATGTCGCAA comes from Flavobacterium sp. KACC 22761 and encodes:
- a CDS encoding murein L,D-transpeptidase catalytic domain-containing protein; its protein translation is MKIFNLIIFLSLSVFGNPNVISGKENWTETDVERFNNQLAEVKEKIKSSPSYNTKIAFFIDMKIKSGKNRFFVYDLENDKIIDEGLVAHGCGSETGVAGSLKFSNEPNSNATSLGRYAIGKSYKGMFGKSYKLNGLDQSNSNALKRAVVLHSYSAVPEEEQDYYISRSHGCPMVSEVFFKRLEKIIDNSKSAIILNIYY